The following are from one region of the Carnobacterium gallinarum DSM 4847 genome:
- a CDS encoding ring-cleaving dioxygenase: MNNLKGIHHVTAMTSSAEKNYKFFTEVLGMRLIKKTVNQDDIQTYHTFFADDRGSAGTDMTFFDFPGIPKGIKGTDSISRTSFRVPTDAALDYWVDRFNEFDVKHDDIQERFGKKTLAFSDFDDQYYQLISDEFNEGVPAGIPWQKGPVPYEFAIVGLGPVFLTVSALEPMKIMLQQIMEFTKVTEENGFHLFEVGEGGNGAQVIVEERTDLNPAREGFGNVHHVAFRVADRAVLEEWIERIRSFNLPQSGYVDRFYFESLYVRVGPILFEFATDGPGFMQDEPYETVGESLSLPPFLESQREYIESRVRPFNTKRSE, translated from the coding sequence ATGAACAACTTAAAGGGAATTCACCACGTAACAGCAATGACTAGTAGTGCCGAAAAAAATTACAAATTTTTCACAGAAGTATTAGGTATGCGTTTAATTAAAAAAACAGTCAATCAAGATGATATTCAAACCTATCATACATTTTTCGCAGATGACCGTGGGAGTGCTGGAACAGATATGACATTCTTCGATTTTCCAGGAATCCCTAAAGGAATAAAAGGAACTGATTCGATTTCACGTACATCCTTCCGCGTTCCAACTGATGCAGCCTTAGACTATTGGGTTGATCGTTTTAATGAATTTGATGTGAAACACGATGACATCCAAGAACGCTTCGGCAAGAAGACTTTAGCTTTTTCTGATTTTGACGATCAATATTATCAATTGATTTCTGATGAATTCAATGAAGGTGTCCCTGCTGGAATTCCATGGCAAAAAGGACCAGTTCCTTATGAATTTGCAATCGTTGGATTAGGTCCAGTCTTTCTAACAGTATCTGCTTTGGAACCAATGAAAATCATGTTGCAACAAATTATGGAATTTACTAAAGTTACGGAAGAAAATGGCTTCCATTTATTTGAAGTTGGTGAAGGCGGAAACGGTGCTCAAGTTATTGTTGAAGAACGTACAGATTTAAATCCTGCTAGAGAAGGTTTTGGAAATGTTCATCATGTAGCCTTCCGTGTTGCTGATCGTGCTGTTTTAGAAGAATGGATTGAACGTATTCGTTCATTTAATTTACCACAATCTGGTTATGTTGATCGTTTCTACTTTGAGTCTTTATATGTTCGTGTCGGTCCAATTTTATTTGAATTCGCGACAGATGGTCCTGGATTTATGCAAGATGAACCTTATGAAACAGTTGGTGAAAGCCTATCTCTACCACCATTCTTAGAAAGTCAACGTGAATATATCGAAAGCCGAGTTCGCCCATTCAATACAAAAAGGAGTGAATAA